The Pasteurella multocida genome contains a region encoding:
- a CDS encoding lytic murein transglycosylase — MLVKSWFRLSALLMSLILVGCANKPPITPLAAGSQFQKARQVENFSDYVLFLKRKARAEGVSEQTLNDHNDIQYISRAIELDRQQAGRVQKRDPNAPVRSNPHGTTHYLDRVLTLRKVDVATSRYWEQQAQLEKASQRFGVQKEYLMSLWGMESSFGHYQGQYDVLSVLATLAFEGRRESLFSREFVSAMKMLERRDIPRQKMLGSWAGAMGQTQFMPSSYLRYAADGNHDGEKDIWKNHDDVFASIASYLSTVGWDKQLPWGVEVQLTRPLDIALSGIEHQKKRPLTAWQHLGVALKSNSLQNQEKLSALSGADLWLVQPDREVGRAFLVSNNYRTLLDWNRSNYFAVSIGMFADRIKYQLGL; from the coding sequence GTGTTAGTTAAATCATGGTTTCGCCTCAGTGCATTATTGATGAGCCTTATCTTAGTTGGTTGTGCAAATAAGCCGCCTATTACGCCATTAGCGGCAGGAAGCCAATTCCAAAAAGCGCGTCAGGTAGAAAACTTTTCAGATTATGTGCTCTTTTTAAAACGCAAAGCGCGTGCTGAAGGCGTCTCTGAGCAAACGCTCAATGATCATAATGATATCCAGTATATTTCCAGAGCGATTGAGCTTGATAGACAACAAGCAGGTCGTGTTCAAAAACGTGATCCTAATGCGCCCGTTCGTTCCAATCCACATGGCACAACGCATTATCTTGATCGGGTGTTAACACTACGTAAAGTGGATGTGGCGACCTCACGTTATTGGGAGCAACAAGCCCAATTAGAAAAGGCAAGTCAACGTTTTGGTGTGCAAAAAGAATACCTCATGTCTTTATGGGGTATGGAAAGCAGTTTTGGGCATTATCAAGGGCAATATGATGTACTGTCTGTATTGGCTACTTTAGCTTTTGAAGGACGCCGAGAAAGCTTGTTTAGCCGTGAATTTGTTTCTGCCATGAAAATGTTAGAACGTCGTGATATCCCTCGCCAGAAAATGTTAGGCTCATGGGCGGGAGCGATGGGACAAACTCAATTTATGCCAAGTTCTTATTTACGCTATGCCGCCGATGGTAATCATGACGGCGAAAAAGACATTTGGAAAAACCACGATGATGTGTTTGCCTCAATTGCCAGTTATTTGAGTACAGTTGGTTGGGATAAACAATTACCATGGGGGGTAGAAGTGCAGTTGACCAGACCTCTCGATATCGCCTTGTCTGGTATTGAGCATCAGAAAAAACGCCCCTTAACTGCTTGGCAACATTTAGGCGTCGCACTCAAGTCAAATAGCCTTCAAAATCAAGAAAAGCTGAGTGCACTTTCTGGTGCAGATTTATGGCTTGTGCAACCTGATCGTGAAGTAGGGCGCGCCTTTTTAGTGTCAAATAATTACCGCACATTACTCGATTGGAATCGCTCAAATTATTTTGCGGTGAGTATTGGCATGTTTGCTGATCGCATTAAATATCAGTTAGGTTTGTAA
- a CDS encoding glycosyltransferase family 52 protein: MNLIICCTPLQVLIAEKIIAKFPHTSFYGVMLSTVSNKKFDFYAKRLAQQCQGFFSMVQHKDRFNLLKEILYLKRTFSGKHFDQVFVANINDLQIQFLLSAIDFNLLNTFDDGTINIVPNSLFYQDDPATLQRKLINVLLGNKYSIQSLRALSHTHYTIYKGFKNIIERVEPIELVAADNSEKVTSAVINVLLGQPVFAEDERNIALAERVIKQFNIHYYLPHPREKYRLAQVNYIDTELIFEDYILQQCQTHKYCVYTYFSSAIINIMNKSDNIEVVALKIDTENPAYDACYDLFDELGVNVIDIRE; this comes from the coding sequence ATGAATTTGATTATTTGTTGTACACCGTTACAGGTGTTGATTGCAGAAAAAATTATCGCTAAATTTCCGCATACGTCATTTTATGGTGTCATGCTTTCAACAGTCAGTAATAAAAAATTTGATTTTTATGCAAAGCGGCTTGCGCAACAGTGCCAAGGTTTTTTTTCCATGGTGCAGCATAAGGATCGCTTCAATCTATTAAAAGAAATTCTGTATTTAAAACGAACGTTTTCGGGTAAGCACTTTGATCAGGTTTTTGTGGCAAACATTAATGACTTACAAATTCAGTTTTTATTAAGTGCCATTGACTTTAATCTGTTAAATACCTTTGATGACGGCACAATTAATATTGTACCGAATAGTCTTTTTTACCAAGATGACCCTGCCACGTTGCAGCGAAAACTGATTAATGTGCTGTTAGGTAATAAATACAGTATTCAATCATTACGCGCTTTATCCCATACACACTACACTATTTATAAAGGCTTCAAGAATATTATTGAACGGGTGGAGCCGATTGAATTGGTCGCAGCAGATAACAGTGAAAAAGTCACTTCAGCGGTGATTAACGTATTGCTTGGGCAACCCGTTTTTGCTGAAGATGAACGCAATATTGCCTTAGCGGAACGCGTGATCAAACAATTTAATATTCATTATTATTTGCCTCATCCACGCGAAAAGTATCGTTTAGCCCAAGTCAATTACATTGATACGGAATTGATCTTTGAAGATTATATTCTTCAGCAATGTCAAACCCACAAATACTGTGTTTATACATATTTTAGTAGCGCCATTATTAATATCATGAATAAAAGTGACAATATTGAAGTGGTAGCATTAAAAATTGACACAGAAAATCCCGCCTATGATGCTTGTTATGATTTGTTTGATGAGCTAGGCGTTAACGTTATTGATATAAGAGAGTAA
- a CDS encoding glycosyltransferase family 2 protein, whose amino-acid sequence MKFSVLMSLYVKENPLYLRECFESLQQQTLPADEIVLVFDGPVSEELEAIVQQFEMRLPIKTVKLAQNRGLGKALNEGLLHCSYDWVFRMDTDDICVPTRFEKQVAYIQQHPDVIIVGGQIAEFGQSLDEIVSYRNVPLSKADIVQFTRKRCPFNHMTVAYQKQAVLACGGYEDLQEDYYLWIKLVASGHNVANLPDILVYARVGNGMVGRRRGLAQAQAEWRLFKLKYRVKLQGMLSGLFTFLLRALPRLLPTSLLRIIYQFLRK is encoded by the coding sequence ATGAAATTTTCTGTTTTGATGTCTTTGTATGTGAAAGAAAATCCCTTGTATTTAAGGGAATGTTTCGAGAGCTTACAACAGCAAACTTTACCCGCAGATGAAATTGTATTGGTGTTTGATGGTCCGGTCAGTGAAGAATTAGAAGCGATTGTACAGCAGTTTGAAATGCGCTTACCGATTAAAACAGTGAAATTGGCACAAAATCGTGGCTTGGGTAAGGCGTTAAATGAAGGCTTATTGCATTGTTCTTACGATTGGGTATTTCGCATGGACACCGATGATATTTGTGTGCCGACCCGTTTTGAAAAACAGGTAGCCTATATCCAGCAACATCCCGATGTAATCATTGTGGGTGGACAAATTGCCGAATTTGGGCAGTCGCTTGATGAGATTGTCAGTTATCGAAACGTGCCACTTAGCAAAGCCGACATTGTGCAATTTACCCGAAAGCGCTGTCCATTTAATCATATGACAGTGGCTTATCAAAAACAGGCTGTCTTAGCTTGTGGTGGTTATGAAGATCTGCAAGAAGATTATTATTTGTGGATTAAATTAGTGGCAAGTGGTCACAATGTGGCGAACTTACCTGATATTTTGGTTTATGCTCGTGTCGGAAATGGCATGGTGGGGCGTCGCCGGGGGCTTGCTCAAGCACAAGCGGAATGGCGCTTATTTAAGTTGAAATATCGCGTAAAGTTACAGGGTATGTTATCAGGCTTATTCACCTTTTTATTACGGGCATTACCACGCTTATTGCCCACTTCATTGTTACGTATCATTTATCAATTTTTAAGAAAGTAG
- a CDS encoding DsrE/DsrF/TusD sulfur relay family protein: protein MKKFLFIISAAPYGNESFFSALRLALQLQEQHKSAVEIKLFLMSDAVTGGLAKQNPAEGYHLQQALEILTAQGAQVKLCKTCTNARGISELPLAEGVEIGTLSELADWTFAADNVLNF from the coding sequence ATGAAAAAATTCCTTTTTATTATTAGTGCTGCCCCTTATGGTAATGAAAGTTTTTTTAGTGCCTTACGTTTAGCCTTACAGTTACAAGAGCAACACAAAAGTGCGGTTGAGATTAAATTATTTTTAATGTCCGATGCGGTAACTGGAGGTCTGGCAAAACAAAATCCAGCAGAAGGCTACCATTTACAACAAGCGTTGGAAATTCTCACAGCACAAGGTGCACAAGTGAAGTTGTGTAAAACTTGTACTAATGCGAGGGGGATCTCGGAACTCCCTTTAGCCGAAGGAGTAGAAATTGGTACCTTATCTGAGCTTGCAGATTGGACCTTTGCGGCGGATAACGTCTTAAACTTTTAA
- a CDS encoding glycosyltransferase family 2 protein, with the protein MFSIIVPSYNRQAEIPALLESLHQQTVTHFEVIIVDDCSREPVEINQEYAFPCTVIRNPQNLGAAESRNVGARQARYDWLLFLDDDDRFLAEKCAVLAQAIVQHPEVNFIYHPAYCVMVNEGFTYQTHPYADPTLLTLENLLRANKIGGMPMIAVQKSLFLKVGGLSSYLRALEDYEFLLKLVSDEDFQPLYVEQALTRCTFHTKRASVSTNTSHTEQAIEEIKARYVKTTQQAQAFELNALYMLAYPHMMNLSRGAARYYAGMFRKSGQLKYGILALLTCLSPKLVIQMKRFI; encoded by the coding sequence ATGTTTAGTATTATTGTGCCGTCTTACAATCGACAAGCGGAAATCCCTGCGTTGTTGGAAAGTTTGCATCAGCAAACCGTAACGCATTTTGAAGTGATTATTGTCGATGATTGTTCCCGTGAACCGGTTGAGATCAATCAAGAATATGCTTTCCCTTGCACAGTCATCCGTAATCCGCAAAATTTAGGGGCAGCAGAAAGTCGTAATGTGGGGGCAAGACAAGCACGTTATGACTGGTTGCTTTTTTTAGATGATGATGATCGGTTTTTAGCAGAAAAATGTGCTGTTTTAGCTCAAGCTATCGTTCAGCATCCGGAAGTGAACTTTATCTATCATCCAGCATACTGTGTGATGGTTAATGAAGGGTTTACTTACCAGACTCACCCTTATGCAGACCCTACGTTATTAACCTTAGAGAATTTGCTCCGTGCCAATAAAATTGGTGGGATGCCGATGATTGCGGTGCAAAAATCGCTTTTTTTAAAGGTTGGCGGGTTATCTTCTTATTTAAGGGCATTGGAAGACTATGAATTTTTGTTAAAGCTGGTGTCTGATGAGGATTTCCAACCTTTATATGTGGAGCAAGCATTGACACGTTGTACTTTTCATACTAAACGTGCCAGTGTATCCACCAATACTTCACATACGGAACAGGCGATTGAAGAAATTAAAGCACGTTATGTTAAAACGACACAACAAGCACAAGCGTTTGAGTTAAATGCGTTATATATGCTGGCGTATCCCCATATGATGAATTTATCACGGGGCGCTGCACGTTATTACGCCGGCATGTTTCGCAAAAGCGGGCAACTTAAATATGGCATATTGGCGTTACTCACTTGTCTTTCGCCTAAATTGGTTATTCAGATGAAAAGGTTTATTTAA
- the recB gene encoding exodeoxyribonuclease V subunit beta: MDTAVLNPVTLPLNKVCLIEASAGTGKTYTIGSLYLRLLLQAGENSFSQPLTVEQILVVTFTEAATEELKGRIRERIHQAKKALIAYQEQGEQALQDDPFLLACLASISDLDLAIQRLTIAEQTMDLAAIYTIHGFCRRMLMQYAFHSRVHFNLTLNKDETALLERLFKAFWREHFYSQPFLVANYIHQTLGSPQAVFSELRQYIAQDLQVEPAYQAWLAMPLQDFLQQHIAPQQQNIQRLKQQWLAQEAEIQALILAELEKTYPKGEKKRLKRTTFKKPNVLNWFKVIHEWATSPLVSGLNDKLSKYFSQSALNTYAEEGATPLSHPVFALVEEVNAQLDVQPFYAKLLRYYYLRGVQQTLIAYKAQHTEKNFDDLLRLLRDALYSAQGEELAQFIRVQYPFAMIDEFQDTDAQQYHIFSKIYLHQQTTENGFIMIGDPKQAIYKFRGADIFTYFQAAEQADARFTLGTNWRSEQRLVNAVNSLFQFEQGLPFLYPQIQFLPVAACQNKPTFWLNGQQEPPFRCYVGDVGVAKKASGNLTSAQKQTLATICARSIQQWLQSAVQHNAIFYSAEAKQEEEKRQPLRAEKIAVLVKDWKEASFVSEALQKVGIASVYLSDKSNVFDCHEAKELALILTACLHPFSERNILNAIATRIFALTTREISEIKQDEQRWTQVVERFVNYQRIWQWQGILVMLHRLFLDEKIMEKLLSQVGGERQTTDLLHLAELLQEASTLNESAASLLRWFEKQIQGENRQEEQQIRLESERQLVKIVTIHKSKGLEYDLVWLPFIADAPKPNRALLDTYYHHEKQQVLWDLNETHQTEIEQEQRAEAMRLFYVALTRAKYQVAMALPETFVSHWNCLQYVLTQGAMTQTDVRAALTAFQQRVVYPDVKIQVEEFEALPIHLSTSIKENSADQVLQCAEFHGNIERNWQVTSFSAISALHEKTMQLLTQAEEEKTPDVSFLLDHKDYDVSLGRNVALGPVAEMAGYSKGYTPFDFPAGTMVGKVLHRYFEKFPLDQPVDRAAVAQMCQALQLEETWLEPLQTWLTTILNTPLLREHPVTLSALSAQDCIKEMEFYLKFEHEFQAHKFNQLLQKYRFISAPLQLHTLKQGIKGLLRGFIDLVFRYDGQYYLLDYKSNKLGTSPSDYTPAHLQQVMLEQHYDWQYLFYTLALHRYLTLRDPHYQYATHFGGVLYTFLRGMNGKDQQGISFHKPDANLIQELEELF; this comes from the coding sequence ATGGATACAGCTGTTCTCAACCCCGTAACTCTACCGTTAAATAAAGTGTGTTTGATTGAAGCCTCCGCAGGGACAGGGAAAACCTATACGATTGGTTCGCTTTATTTGCGCTTATTATTGCAAGCCGGGGAAAACAGCTTTTCCCAGCCGTTAACGGTTGAACAGATTTTAGTGGTCACTTTTACGGAAGCCGCGACAGAAGAACTGAAAGGGCGAATTCGAGAGCGTATTCATCAAGCCAAAAAAGCCTTGATCGCGTATCAAGAGCAAGGTGAACAAGCCTTGCAAGATGATCCTTTTTTGTTAGCATGTCTTGCTTCAATTTCCGATCTTGATCTGGCGATTCAACGTTTAACTATCGCAGAACAGACCATGGATCTTGCGGCGATTTATACGATTCATGGTTTTTGTCGTCGTATGTTGATGCAATATGCCTTTCATTCGCGAGTTCATTTCAATCTTACTTTAAACAAAGATGAAACAGCGTTACTTGAGCGTTTGTTTAAAGCGTTTTGGCGTGAACATTTTTATTCACAGCCGTTTTTGGTTGCCAATTATATTCACCAAACGCTAGGTTCCCCCCAAGCAGTATTTTCTGAGCTACGCCAATATATTGCACAAGATTTACAGGTTGAACCGGCATATCAAGCGTGGCTGGCGATGCCATTGCAAGATTTTTTACAACAACATATCGCACCACAACAACAAAATATCCAGCGATTAAAACAACAATGGCTTGCACAGGAAGCAGAAATTCAAGCATTGATATTGGCGGAGTTAGAGAAAACCTATCCGAAAGGGGAAAAGAAAAGACTCAAACGTACCACTTTTAAAAAGCCAAATGTCCTCAATTGGTTTAAAGTCATTCATGAGTGGGCAACCTCGCCATTGGTCAGTGGATTAAATGATAAGTTAAGTAAATATTTTAGCCAAAGTGCGTTAAATACTTACGCAGAAGAAGGGGCAACACCGTTGAGCCATCCTGTTTTTGCGTTAGTCGAAGAAGTCAATGCACAACTTGACGTTCAGCCTTTTTACGCAAAATTATTACGCTATTATTATTTACGTGGTGTGCAACAGACCTTGATTGCGTATAAAGCGCAGCATACAGAGAAAAATTTTGACGATTTATTGCGTTTGTTACGTGACGCACTTTATTCAGCGCAAGGCGAAGAACTTGCACAGTTTATTCGCGTGCAGTATCCCTTTGCGATGATCGATGAGTTCCAAGACACCGATGCTCAGCAATATCATATTTTCTCCAAGATTTACTTGCACCAACAAACCACAGAAAATGGTTTCATTATGATTGGCGATCCTAAGCAGGCCATTTACAAATTCCGTGGTGCGGATATTTTCACCTATTTTCAAGCGGCAGAACAAGCGGATGCTCGATTTACATTAGGCACGAACTGGCGTTCGGAACAACGTTTAGTGAATGCTGTCAACAGTTTATTTCAGTTTGAACAAGGCTTACCTTTTTTATATCCGCAAATTCAATTTCTGCCTGTCGCAGCTTGCCAAAATAAGCCAACATTCTGGTTAAATGGGCAACAAGAACCTCCATTCCGTTGTTATGTGGGGGATGTTGGGGTTGCCAAAAAAGCCAGTGGGAACCTGACTTCAGCCCAAAAGCAAACGTTAGCGACGATTTGTGCTCGTTCGATTCAACAGTGGTTACAAAGTGCGGTTCAACATAACGCAATTTTTTATTCTGCCGAGGCAAAACAAGAGGAAGAAAAAAGACAACCTTTGCGCGCGGAAAAAATTGCAGTGTTGGTAAAAGATTGGAAAGAAGCGTCATTTGTCAGCGAGGCGTTACAAAAAGTAGGTATTGCGTCGGTTTATTTATCGGATAAAAGTAACGTATTTGATTGCCATGAGGCGAAAGAATTAGCCTTGATTTTAACCGCATGTTTACATCCTTTTAGTGAGCGCAATATTTTAAACGCCATTGCGACGCGTATTTTTGCCTTAACCACACGTGAAATCAGTGAGATTAAACAAGATGAGCAACGTTGGACACAGGTCGTTGAGCGATTTGTGAATTACCAACGGATTTGGCAATGGCAAGGGATTTTAGTGATGTTGCATCGCCTTTTCCTAGATGAAAAAATCATGGAAAAATTGTTAAGTCAAGTAGGCGGTGAGCGTCAAACAACGGATTTATTGCATCTTGCTGAATTGTTGCAAGAAGCGAGTACTTTGAATGAAAGTGCGGCGAGTTTATTGCGCTGGTTTGAGAAGCAAATTCAAGGTGAAAATCGCCAAGAGGAGCAACAAATTCGCTTGGAAAGTGAGCGTCAGCTTGTCAAAATTGTGACGATCCATAAGTCGAAAGGGTTGGAATATGATTTAGTCTGGTTACCATTTATTGCGGATGCACCAAAACCGAATCGCGCGTTGCTTGATACTTATTACCATCACGAAAAACAGCAGGTACTTTGGGATCTCAACGAAACACATCAAACTGAGATTGAACAAGAACAACGTGCGGAAGCTATGCGTTTGTTTTATGTTGCCTTAACTCGCGCAAAATACCAAGTTGCTATGGCGCTACCTGAAACCTTTGTCAGTCATTGGAATTGCTTACAATATGTGTTAACCCAAGGCGCAATGACACAAACTGATGTCCGTGCGGCACTGACTGCATTCCAGCAACGTGTTGTCTATCCCGATGTTAAGATTCAGGTGGAGGAATTTGAGGCATTACCGATTCATCTGAGCACTAGCATAAAAGAGAATAGCGCGGATCAGGTGCTACAATGTGCAGAATTTCATGGCAATATTGAACGTAATTGGCAAGTGACTAGCTTTAGCGCGATCAGTGCATTGCATGAAAAAACAATGCAGTTACTCACACAGGCAGAGGAAGAAAAAACGCCGGATGTGTCATTCTTGCTCGATCATAAAGATTATGATGTTTCGTTAGGACGCAATGTTGCACTCGGACCTGTGGCGGAGATGGCGGGGTATAGCAAAGGCTATACGCCTTTTGATTTTCCAGCCGGTACAATGGTTGGTAAAGTACTGCACCGTTATTTTGAAAAATTCCCTTTAGATCAACCCGTGGACAGAGCAGCGGTGGCTCAAATGTGTCAGGCATTGCAATTAGAGGAAACATGGCTTGAACCCTTGCAGACATGGCTCACAACCATTTTAAACACGCCATTATTACGCGAACACCCAGTAACTTTATCTGCTCTCAGCGCACAGGATTGCATAAAAGAAATGGAATTTTATTTGAAATTTGAGCATGAATTTCAAGCACATAAATTTAATCAATTGTTACAAAAATACCGTTTTATTTCAGCACCATTACAATTACACACCCTTAAACAAGGTATAAAAGGGTTGTTGCGTGGCTTTATTGATCTGGTTTTCCGCTATGATGGACAGTATTATCTGTTGGATTATAAATCGAATAAATTGGGAACTTCTCCTTCGGACTATACACCCGCGCATTTACAGCAGGTCATGCTGGAACAACATTATGACTGGCAGTATTTATTTTATACTTTGGCGCTACATCGTTATTTAACCTTGCGTGATCCTCATTATCAGTATGCAACCCATTTTGGTGGTGTCTTGTACACCTTTTTACGTGGCATGAATGGAAAGGATCAACAGGGGATCTCTTTTCATAAGCCAGATGCTAATTTGATTCAAGAATTAGAGGAGCTTTTTTAA
- a CDS encoding NCS2 family permease: MENQSFLHRFFKLTEKKTTLKTEIIAGITTFFTMVYIVFVNPSILGDAGMDKQVVFVTTCLIAALGTIAMGLFSNLPIALAPAMGLNAFFAYVVVGKLGYSWQIGMGTIFWGSLGLLVLTIFQIRYWLMASIPLGLRVGIGAGIGLFIALIGFKNMGLVIANPVTLVALGHLHDPKVLLGILGFFIIVVLAARNIYSGVLVSIAVVTGLAFFIDPNVTFNGIMSMPPSLSTVVGKVDIAGALDTALLGIIFSFLLVNLFDSSGTLLGVTDKAGFSDERGRFPKMKQALYVDSVSAVAGSYMGTSAISTYIESGAGVSVGGRTGLTAITVGVLFLLTIFFSPLASVVPAYATAGALVYVGILMASSLIRVKWEDLTEATPAFITAAMMPFTYSITEGIAFGFISYCVMKACTGRVKEINAPVWVVSLLFLIKFIWVG, from the coding sequence ATGGAAAATCAATCTTTTCTTCATCGTTTTTTTAAATTGACTGAGAAAAAAACAACCTTAAAAACAGAAATTATTGCCGGTATCACCACCTTTTTTACTATGGTGTATATTGTTTTTGTTAACCCGTCTATTTTGGGCGACGCAGGCATGGATAAACAAGTCGTATTTGTCACGACCTGTTTAATTGCCGCATTGGGTACTATTGCTATGGGATTGTTTAGCAATCTTCCTATTGCACTCGCACCCGCCATGGGCTTAAATGCATTTTTTGCTTATGTCGTTGTGGGAAAATTAGGCTATTCTTGGCAAATTGGTATGGGTACTATTTTTTGGGGATCGCTCGGTCTATTGGTATTAACTATTTTCCAAATTCGTTATTGGCTCATGGCATCGATTCCGTTGGGATTGCGTGTGGGAATTGGTGCAGGAATTGGTTTATTCATTGCTCTGATTGGTTTTAAAAATATGGGACTGGTGATAGCTAACCCTGTCACATTAGTTGCATTAGGTCATTTACATGATCCTAAAGTCCTTCTCGGTATTTTAGGTTTCTTTATTATCGTGGTCTTAGCTGCACGTAATATTTATTCTGGTGTGTTAGTGTCGATTGCGGTTGTGACCGGTTTAGCCTTTTTTATTGACCCTAATGTGACATTTAATGGGATCATGTCTATGCCACCAAGTTTAAGTACGGTCGTTGGTAAAGTGGATATTGCGGGAGCATTAGATACAGCGTTACTGGGCATTATTTTCTCTTTCTTGCTGGTCAATTTATTTGACTCATCAGGCACATTACTCGGTGTAACCGATAAAGCGGGCTTTAGTGATGAACGTGGGCGTTTCCCTAAAATGAAACAAGCGCTTTATGTGGATAGTGTAAGTGCTGTAGCAGGGTCTTATATGGGGACTTCCGCCATCAGTACTTATATTGAAAGTGGCGCCGGTGTGTCAGTCGGAGGACGTACCGGATTAACTGCAATTACCGTTGGCGTATTATTCTTATTAACCATTTTCTTTTCGCCTTTAGCCAGTGTGGTGCCAGCTTATGCTACAGCAGGAGCATTGGTGTATGTTGGAATTTTAATGGCATCTAGCTTGATTCGTGTTAAATGGGAAGATTTAACAGAAGCGACGCCTGCTTTTATTACGGCTGCCATGATGCCATTTACCTATTCGATTACAGAAGGGATTGCATTTGGTTTTATTAGCTATTGTGTCATGAAAGCCTGTACCGGTCGTGTGAAAGAAATCAATGCGCCAGTTTGGGTGGTGTCTTTACTGTTTTTGATTAAATTTATTTGGGTAGGTTAA
- a CDS encoding glycosyltransferase family 25 protein gives MQKWLISLEKDHARREHFFAQPDTADFTVFSAMNTMQESWENLTALFDLNRFQQYYGRAVTKGEVGCTLSHFAVYQQIVGDATISENDYCLVCEDDVLFNQGFQRHLETLLTQKPQADVILVGQSKIDHFEASELEINYPTTFACCAKKIAHSSFYYAYPYKNYFAGTVAYLIKKSAARVFIEQSQQGQRPFWLADDFILFGRDFCLDIMVVRPLLAIENPALVSNLEASRGSVSHHLWQKWLKYPLKKWLAIQRNFQIKG, from the coding sequence ATGCAGAAATGGCTTATTTCATTAGAAAAAGATCACGCGCGTCGTGAGCATTTTTTTGCTCAACCAGATACGGCGGACTTCACTGTCTTTTCTGCAATGAATACCATGCAGGAAAGTTGGGAAAATTTGACCGCACTTTTTGATCTTAACCGTTTTCAACAATATTATGGGCGAGCGGTGACTAAAGGGGAAGTGGGGTGTACGCTCAGTCATTTTGCGGTGTACCAACAGATCGTAGGCGATGCCACGATATCAGAAAATGACTATTGTTTAGTCTGTGAAGACGATGTGCTGTTTAATCAAGGTTTTCAGCGACATCTTGAGACGTTACTGACACAAAAACCGCAGGCAGATGTCATTTTAGTTGGACAATCAAAAATTGATCACTTTGAGGCAAGCGAGCTCGAAATTAATTATCCGACGACATTTGCGTGTTGTGCAAAGAAAATTGCCCATTCGTCATTTTATTACGCATATCCTTATAAAAATTACTTTGCAGGAACCGTGGCGTATTTGATTAAGAAATCTGCGGCTCGAGTATTTATTGAACAATCACAACAAGGACAACGTCCATTCTGGTTAGCGGATGATTTTATCTTATTTGGTCGCGATTTTTGCTTGGACATCATGGTCGTGCGCCCATTATTGGCGATTGAAAACCCCGCATTAGTCAGTAATTTAGAGGCGAGTCGAGGCTCGGTTTCACATCATTTATGGCAGAAATGGCTGAAATATCCGTTGAAAAAATGGTTAGCAATTCAACGTAATTTTCAGATTAAAGGTTAG